One window from the genome of Caldisalinibacter kiritimatiensis encodes:
- a CDS encoding phosphatase PAP2 family protein, with protein sequence MKNILKGFVSGDKKLFYVINDRIKCGLLDNIMPLITRLGGPIFSVLLPVILITMTKNDTRMVGLESLTSLSASHLVVQILKRTIARLRPYDILEKINTFNIYLKDYSFPSGHTTASFSLAVSLALNYSTLMIPLIVIAGMVGISRIYLGVHYPSDVAVGAIIGTMTSITIHSMI encoded by the coding sequence ATGAAAAATATTTTAAAAGGGTTTGTAAGTGGGGACAAGAAATTATTTTATGTAATTAATGACAGAATAAAGTGTGGACTTTTAGATAATATAATGCCTTTAATAACTAGACTTGGAGGCCCGATATTTTCTGTATTATTACCTGTTATTTTAATAACAATGACTAAAAATGATACGAGGATGGTTGGACTAGAAAGTTTAACTTCTCTATCGGCTAGTCATTTGGTGGTACAGATTTTGAAGAGAACTATAGCAAGATTAAGACCTTATGATATACTAGAAAAAATAAATACATTTAACATTTATCTTAAAGATTACTCTTTTCCATCAGGCCATACTACTGCTAGTTTTTCTTTAGCTGTATCATTAGCTTTGAATTATTCTACTTTAATGATACCTTTAATAGTTATAGCTGGTATGGTTGGCATATCTAGAATATATTTAGGGGTTCATTATCCGTCAGATGTTGCAGTAGGAGCTATAATAGGTACTATGACTTCTATAACTATACACTCTATGATTTAA
- a CDS encoding ABC transporter ATP-binding protein, with product MDKKVLMKVESLSKNYQMGEVTVKALRGVNFEIYEGEFVVILGPSGSGKSTLLNIVGGMDNPTEGKVFIQGEEVTNYNEKELTLYRRNKVGFVFQFYNLMANLTARENVELATELCKAPLDIDEVIENVGLSDRSGHFPSQMSGGEQQRVAIARAVAKNPLLLLCDEPTGALDFKTGISILSLLNKINKEYGKTVVIITHNSPIAEMADRVIKMRSGKIIENKINQNPLEPERIEW from the coding sequence GTGGATAAAAAAGTTTTAATGAAGGTTGAAAGCTTAAGTAAAAACTATCAAATGGGAGAAGTAACAGTAAAAGCGTTAAGGGGAGTAAATTTTGAAATATACGAGGGTGAATTTGTTGTAATATTAGGACCAAGTGGTTCAGGAAAAAGTACATTATTAAATATAGTAGGGGGCATGGATAATCCTACAGAAGGAAAAGTCTTTATTCAAGGCGAAGAAGTTACTAACTATAATGAAAAAGAATTGACATTATACAGAAGAAATAAAGTTGGTTTTGTGTTTCAATTTTATAATTTAATGGCTAATCTTACTGCAAGAGAGAATGTAGAACTAGCAACAGAATTGTGTAAAGCTCCATTAGATATAGATGAAGTGATTGAAAATGTAGGACTTTCAGATAGAAGTGGACACTTTCCATCTCAAATGAGTGGAGGGGAGCAGCAAAGGGTAGCTATAGCAAGGGCTGTAGCTAAAAATCCACTATTACTACTCTGTGATGAGCCAACTGGAGCATTAGATTTTAAAACAGGTATTTCTATTCTTTCACTACTAAATAAGATTAATAAGGAATATGGAAAAACAGTCGTCATAATAACCCATAACTCACCAATAGCTGAAATGGCAGATAGAGTGATTAAAATGAGAAGTGGAAAAATAATTGAAAATAAAATAAATCAAAATCCATTAGAGCCTGAAAGGATAGAGTGGTAA